In Mytilus trossulus isolate FHL-02 chromosome 6, PNRI_Mtr1.1.1.hap1, whole genome shotgun sequence, a single window of DNA contains:
- the LOC134720972 gene encoding uncharacterized protein LOC134720972, with protein sequence MKALILTIHVVAVVLSCNSYRADAEDVKKVHIIFMNHLDVGYDGLLPEELGFINNVLNKYFVEYFPRAIRLSEQLRMLGYYEKFIYTTHPWLVSLYLNCPPNLILSGIKLKCPNTTELSSFVNAVKQGDITWHAGPMNMQFEVMDVELARFGIKLSKDLDDKMNIVRKFRTLSQRDVPAMTQGIVPILEEEGVAAINVGVNTVTAPPAVPPIFRWKFQNSSVIGIWHPGGYPDNPGKNPATPGGLSRHNCATFPGFDHALCFGFRTDNSGPPMNIAEVLLYYEIARSQFPGADVQATPFEDFVEALQPIKDKLPIIDKEFGDTWIEGTGSDPRKVAEMRALMRARSKCLEIETGCSLSDSRIYNASVLMLKLGEHTWGLSSVFDSVHWTNDKFYAMLDNKKKNINLTNGVLSWQEQRNFSYMAIDALGSHTLATQMKHELSQIDARKPDITGLVKVADMLAAQECTNGFSLQFDDEGTIISLKDPITKREWASASNPIGRFAYKSLNQSDFDYFNGSYPYSKHFQLGIGKPNMSANAKPESKIWKMKMTDLFKGSKCNFVMMATFVDHSCMSDYGCPVSITVEYNAEINQNTGQGGVDITLQWFKKAPTRLPESIYFVFQPVQNTDMSWKLHKLGQMIDPLNVILNGSQRQHAVDKGVYYTDSNCKGLEILSYDVALVNVLTPQHYVSPIPLPLKPLKEVNGMAFNLYNNIWDVNWIFWYPYEKRDLDQKFRFRINIS encoded by the exons ATGAAAGCACTTATATTAACA atACATGTAGTTGCAGTAGTATTGAGCTGTAACAGTTATAGAGCAGATGCTGAAGATGTCAAGAAAGTCCACATCATATTTATGAATCATTTAG ATGTAGGATATGATGGGTTGCTGCCAGAAGAATTGGGCTTTATTAATAATGTCCTCAATAAATACTTTGTTGAGTATTTCCCAAGAGCCATCAGATTATCAGAACAGCTAAGGATGCTGGGATATTATGAGAAGTTTATATACACAACCCATCCATGGCTAGTGTCCCTTTACTTGAACTGTCCACCTAATCTTATTTTATCTGGTATAAAGTTAAAG TGTCCAAATACAACTGAATTGAGCTCATTTGTAAATGCTGTGAAGCAAGGAGACATCACATGGCATGCTGGACCAATGAATATGCAGTTTGAGGTTATGGATGTAGAACTTGCTAGATTTGGGATCAAGTTGAGTAAGGATTTGGATGACAAAATGAACATTGTCAGGAAATTCAGAACACTAAGCCAAAGAGATGTACCAG cAATGACACAGGGCATTGTGCCTATTTTAGAAGAGGAGGGTGTGGCAGCCATCAATGTGGGTGTCAATACAGTTACAGCCCCTCCTGCTGTCCCTCCAATTTTCAGATGGAAATTCCAGAACTCCTCTGTAATAGGAATATGGCATCCAG GTGGCTATCCTGATAATCCTGGAAAAAACCCTGCTACTCCTGGAGGGTTATCTAGACATAATTGTGCAACATTCCCTGGCTTTGACCATGCACTTTGCTTTGGTTTTAGGACAGATAATAGTGGACCTCCAATGAACATTGCT GAAGTATTATTATACTATGAGATAGCCAGATCACAGTTTCCTGGAGCTGATGTACAGGCAACACCATTTGAAGATTTTGTTGAAGCTCTTCAGCCAATCAAAGACAAGCTtcctattattgataaagagTTTGGAGATACATGGATAGAAGGAACAGGATCTGATCCCAGGAAAGTTGCTGAAATGAGGGCTTTGATGAGAGCTAGATCTAAATGTTTAGAAATAGAAACtg GTTGTTCCTTGTCAGACAGTAGAATTTACAATGCAAGTGTATTGATGTTAAAGTTAGGAGAACATACCTGGGGTTTGAGTAGTGTGTTTGACAGTGTACATTGGacaaatgataaattttatgcCATGCTGGAcaacaaaaagaaaa atataaatttaacaaatggTGTATTATCCTGGCAAGAACAGAGAAACTTTAGTTATATGGCAATAGATGCCCTTGGATCACACACCTTAGCTACACAGATGAAGCATGAATTGTCGCAGATTGATGCCAGGAAACCTGATATAACTG gATTAGTGAAAGTTGCAGACATGTTAGCAGCACAAGAATGTACAAATGGTTTCTCTCTCCAGTTTGATGATGAAGGAACTATAATAAGTTTGAAGGATCCAATTACTAAg AGGGAATGGGCATCTGCATCAAATCCAATAGGCAGATTTGCATACAAGTCTTTAAACCAATCAGATTTTGACTACTTTAATGGCAGCTATCCATATTCTAAACATTTCCAATTGGGAATAGGAAAACCCAATATGTCAGCTAATGCAAAACCAGAGAGTAAAATATGGAAGATGAAAATGACAGATCTCTTCAAAG GTTCAAAGTGTAACTTTGTAATGATGGCAACCTTTGTGGACCATTCCTGTATGTCAGACTATGGCTGTCCAGTATCTATTACTGTAGAATATAATGctgaaatcaaccaaaacactGGCCAAGGTG gtGTAGACATTACCTTACAGTGGTTTAAGAAAGCACCAACCAGGCTACCAGAATCTATATACTTTGTATTTCAACCAGTACAGAATACAGACATGTCATGGAAACTTCACAAACTAGGACAGATGATTGACCCTTTAAATGTTATACTCAATGGCAGTCAGAGGCAGCATg CTGTAGACAAAGGAGTATACTACACAGACAGTAATTGTAAAGGACTAgagatattatcttatgatgtAGCACTGGTGAATGTACTGACTCCACAGCATTATGTCAGTCCTATACCACTACCCTTAAAACCATTAAAGGAGGTCAATGGAATGGCGTTTAACTTGTATAACAATATATGGGATGTTAATTGGATATTCTGGTACCCCTATGAAAAGAGAGATCTTGATCAAAAATTCAGATTTAGAATCAATATTTCCTAG